TTCCAAGATCACGCCCGTGACGGGAGAGATCGCCCACAAGGTCATTCCCCATCGTCCTTTCGACGATCCGCCAGTTCCCGTCCCTTTTCTCCAGCCGGTCGAGATAATCGCCCCCGATGACAGGCTGCAGCGGCCCATCCTCAGCCTGCTGAAACACCATGACATAGGAACTGACGCGAACCCTGCCTTCCCCTTCGGGGACGATCATCACATTGGCCAGCATATGCCGCGTGCGTGGAGTGCCGTCCGCATAGGTCAGCACCCAATCGCGGAATGACCTGGCCACGGCAGCCGGATTGCGATCGGCAATGATCGCGCCGCCACTTCGCACCAGGGCATCGCCCAGCAATTCGCCCACCGCATCGAAGTCACCAGCGTCCAGTGCGAACGGATAGCTGAACAATATATTCTGAATGGCAAAATAATCGTCCGCCGTCATCCTGATCCTCCCATAACAACTTCAGCCAATCACCCCATTCAGGACCCATCTGGCAACGCATAGGCGATCAGGGAATCGCCAAGGCCTGTCCCCATGAATTTGTGCCCTCCTGCGGCGATGACGACATATTGGCGGCCATTTTTCGTCAGACGATAGGTCATTGGCGTGGCCTGCCCCCCTGCGGGCAAGCGCGCGCGCCACACGACCTTTCCGGTCCTGACATCATATGCGCGAAAATATTGGTCCGTAGTCGCCCCGATGAAGATCAGCCCCGATGCGGTCAGCATCGTGCCGCCCATATTGGGGACGCCGATCTTGAACCACAACGGAAACGGCGCCTGATCGCGGGTGGTGCCGAGCGGCACGTTCCACAAGACCTTGCCGGCCTTCAGGTCGATCGCCGTCAGGCGCCCCCATGGGGGGCGATTGCATGGTGCGCCAAAGGGTGAAAGAAACGGCTTCATCGACAGGCCGTATGCAGCGCCCTTCGTGGGGATGATCTTTTCACCAGCGGCCGTGCGTCTTGCGATGTCCGCCTGCGGGATCAATTGCATGATCGCCGGGACCTGATTGGTGTTGGCGATCAGGATACCGCGCTTACGGTCGATCGAAACGCTGCCCCAGTTCGAAGCGCCCATGAAGCTGGGGAACTGAACCCATCCTCTGGTTGAGGGTGGGGTGAACGGACCCGCATAATCATGGGAACGGAAAGCCTGTTTGCACCTATATTTGTCATAGGGTGTAAAGCCCCACATATCGCTGTCGGACAAGTCAGGATCGCGCAGGATAAAGGCAGGATTGGCCGGAAACGGCTGTGTCGGTGAAAGTTTTTCACCCGGCAGCCTGCTTGCCGGCACGCGGCGCTCCTCCACCGGCGACAAGGGACGGCCCGTCCGTCGATCAAGAATGAAGATATGCCCGATCTTGGTCGCCTGGGCCAGAGCGGGCACGGTGCCATTTGCAGTGGGCAGATCGAACAATACCGGCTGTGACGGAACGTCGTAATCCCAGACATCCTTGCGCACGGTATTGAAGTGCCAGCGTACCTTACCCGTTGTAGCATCCAGCGCGACGACCGCACTGGAATAATAATCCAGCCCCTTGCGGTGCGCGGCAATGTGATCCGGCGGGGCGTTGCCCATGGGAACATAGACCAGATTAAGCGCCGGATCGACTGACATCGGCGCCCAGCTATTGGGCGTCGAACGCACGAATGCCTCACCTTTGGGCGCATCGCCTTTATCGGACATGCCCGGAGGCAGGGCGTTCCAGGACCATGTCGGTCGGCCCGTGTGAATGTCGAAAGCACGGATTACGCCAGCGGGCATATCGGTGCGAATATTATCGGCAATGCGATTATTGGTGACGATATTGGTCCCAATCACCACCGGCGGCGATGAAATCGATATGTCGCCGCGCTCATATTTGCCAAGGTCGCGCTTCAGATCGACAACGCCGTTCGCGCCGAAGGCCGGGCATGACCTGCCCGTGACGGAATCGAAGGCCAGCATGCGGCCATCCAGCGTGCCCGCAACTATCTTGCCCGCACACAG
This window of the Sphingobium sp. EM0848 genome carries:
- a CDS encoding nuclear transport factor 2 family protein — protein: MTADDYFAIQNILFSYPFALDAGDFDAVGELLGDALVRSGGAIIADRNPAAVARSFRDWVLTYADGTPRTRHMLANVMIVPEGEGRVRVSSYVMVFQQAEDGPLQPVIGGDYLDRLEKRDGNWRIVERTMGNDLVGDLSRHGRDLGTIRPTRANGARPLAR
- a CDS encoding pyrroloquinoline quinone-dependent dehydrogenase; the encoded protein is MFRTNPTIDFSGPVASWDYWGNDAGGSRYSPLTQITPANVWALKPVWTYHVGMVEGTPQFSSPTLEATPIVAENRLYICSGNGRIASINPETGKEIWAVQPRSDNFSTYLINCRGVTYARDVEVEKGRLCAGKIVAGTLDGRMLAFDSVTGRSCPAFGANGVVDLKRDLGKYERGDISISSPPVVIGTNIVTNNRIADNIRTDMPAGVIRAFDIHTGRPTWSWNALPPGMSDKGDAPKGEAFVRSTPNSWAPMSVDPALNLVYVPMGNAPPDHIAAHRKGLDYYSSAVVALDATTGKVRWHFNTVRKDVWDYDVPSQPVLFDLPTANGTVPALAQATKIGHIFILDRRTGRPLSPVEERRVPASRLPGEKLSPTQPFPANPAFILRDPDLSDSDMWGFTPYDKYRCKQAFRSHDYAGPFTPPSTRGWVQFPSFMGASNWGSVSIDRKRGILIANTNQVPAIMQLIPQADIARRTAAGEKIIPTKGAAYGLSMKPFLSPFGAPCNRPPWGRLTAIDLKAGKVLWNVPLGTTRDQAPFPLWFKIGVPNMGGTMLTASGLIFIGATTDQYFRAYDVRTGKVVWRARLPAGGQATPMTYRLTKNGRQYVVIAAGGHKFMGTGLGDSLIAYALPDGS